A genomic segment from Aegilops tauschii subsp. strangulata cultivar AL8/78 chromosome 1, Aet v6.0, whole genome shotgun sequence encodes:
- the LOC109739309 gene encoding uncharacterized protein — MAETAPATALDIDEIPFADLLLLLLSPEAAAAGDDSDTDGRRRRLLATVWAALGPGGAGLLAVAGVPRAAALRRRLLPLARRLALMDHPSRAHLLKKHGLGSDVPLKKPDRSVSSLAQLLRYDSGKLHSSEFMREATGDTEIRPGCPEEVLEGADGFGEHNGDDDDDDDDDDDHDIENLGELFKELGLCMMELGILVARACDIVIGGNQLEQSITDFGSAKARLIHYHSELDNRIIKERSSTKRRSLANNAAAAARRLSDHMDTGQMSGSEDGSCIKSAEENSLISLVNLWQEWHYDYGVLTVLTAPLFLRSALGQECPASEECSLPDGHSHLQLFNKRRIFSVRCSQESFIVQVGEAAGILSGGKLRSTLHAVSRPLGLPNISRETFVVFLQPSWDKTLPFLGYSSADEDDSSDHMELAFRGDGPAGSCSEHILMQGILKKIPPLSSRLKEGMTFAEFSRQTTKRYYGGGGIQQKS; from the exons ATGGCGGAGACGGCGCCGGCGACGGCGCTGGACATCGACGAGATCCCCTTcgccgacctcctcctcctcctgctctcGCCGGAAGCGGCAGCAGCGGGCGACGACAGCGACACCGAtggccggcgccgccgcctcctggCCACCGTCTGGGCCGCGCTCGGCCCGGGCGGCGCCGGCCTGCTGGCCGTCGCGGGCgtcccgcgcgccgccgccctccgccgccgtctCCTCCCCCTGGCCCGCCGCCTCGCCCTAATGGACCACCCGTCCCGTGCCCACCTCCTCAAG AAGCACGGATTGGGCAGCGACGTGCCTCTCAAGAAGCCCGACAGGTCCGTCTCCTCCTTGGCGCAGCTCCTAAGGTATGATTCAGGCAAGCTCCACTCCTCAGAGTTTATGCGCGAAGCCACCGGAGACACCGAGATCAGGCCTGGTTGTCCGGAGGAGGTACTGGAAGGTGCCGATGGATTTGGGGAGCacaatggtgatgatgatgatgatgatgatgatgatgatgatcatgatatTGAGAACCTTGGTGAGCTTTTCAAGGAGCTGGGTCTGTGCATGATGGAGCTTGGCATCTTGGTTGCGCGGGCTTGCGACATTGTTATCGGTGGGAATCAGCTGGAGCAGAGCATTACCGACTTTGGCAGCGCAAAGGCGAGGCTCATCCACTACCACTCTGAGTTGGATAACAGGATTATCAAGGAGAGGAGCAGCACAAAGAGGAGAAGCTTGGCAAACaatgcagcagcagcagcaagacGTTTATCGGATCACATGGATACAGGTCAAATGTCAGGATCAGAAGATGGATCCTGTATCAAATCAGCAGAAGAAAATAGTTTGATTTCTCTTGTCAACTTATGGCAAGAGTGGCACTACGATTACGGGGTGCTGACAGTCTTAACAGCGCCATTATTCTTGCGCTCTGCTCTCGGACAGGAATGCCCGGCCAGCGAAGAATGCTCTCTTCCTGACGGGCACTCACACCTGCAGCTCTTCAATAAAAGGAGGATATTCTCAGTGAGATGCTCCCAGGAGAGCTTCATTGTTCAGGTTGGGGAGGCAGCAGGCATCCTGTCAGGGGGGAAGCTGAGATCCACGCTTCATGCTGTGAGTAGACCATTAGGCTTGCCAAACATCAGCCGAGAGACTTTCGTGGTTTTCCTACAGCCGTCATGGGACAAAACTCTACCTTTCTTGGGCTACTCTTCTGCCGATGAAGATGATTCAAGTGATCACATGGAATTGGCTTTCAGGGGTGATGGACCAGCCGGGTCTTGTAGTGAACATATATTGATGCAAGGAATTCTGAAGAAAATCCCCCCGCTGTCGTCAAGGCTGAAAGAAGGCATGACGTTTGCAGAGTTTTCTAGGCAGACAACGAAACGGTATTATGGTGGTGGGGGCATCCAACAGAAGAGTTAA
- the LOC109739310 gene encoding replication protein A 70 kDa DNA-binding subunit C, translating into MEGPPRLTAGAVREIWELPDGPGTIQPVLQVADLRAVTTKNPVGHQSERYRMLLSDGVHSQQSMLSTNHNHLVKTGALRQGSIVHLQDITCNTIQNRRIIIVVELDVLLSECDLIGKPRIYEKSLSAGQVPNLPASAAQANSGNHTNGPGMLGNCVAPRVEQSTNNQSYGGPYNGVHSPADPSIGRTLQPGPNNVSSGGSYGTMPAQNTMNGGNMAQPNSQRPYNGVHSPVGPSIGRTVQPGPNNVSPGGPYGAMSAQNTMNGNMVQPNSQRPLLNSHQNQRFAIPGTGGGISPPGNVYGRPAQPSYQQPPPAYTNNGPAAKNGAALRTVPISALNPYQRTWTIKARVSAKSQVKHYNNARGPGKLFNFDLRDAHGGEIRAVCFNTQLDQFYDLIEVDKVYLISRGSLKPANKQFNHLNNDYEVSLDAATTIEVCSDDDSSIPRQQFDFRQISEIANMDKDTMVDLLGVVTSVSPSSPFTRKDGVETQKRVLQLRDMSGCSVEITFWGGFCNAEGQQLQSLCDSGSNPVLALRSVRVGEFKGRNVSTIGSSFLKINPDFPAAESLRQWYITEGKNAACTSLSMGGSGMGRTDDRKTVEQIKAENLGRSEKPDWITVKGAISHISTDNFCYPACTTEVNGTRCNKKVTNNGDGMWQCDKCEQSTPNCEYRYMLQCQIQDYTGTSYATAFHDAGKDIIGLPAQDLYSIKHEDQDDEKFADIIQKVRFELFLFKLKVKEEVFNDEPRVKCYIVNAQKLEDTSKESRFLLGPIDSLLVDDGLGPTPGVSGAAAVNTGFTSNTGTYSTNMSGRNQFGQRTSSSSMVPATPSATRYSQNCSVCGSTGHSVQNCPAVAMDMQQPAASGYAASSYGSSPGDAGSGLCFKCNQPGHFSRDCPQQEATSYRSPAANANANSGLCYKCNQPGHFSRDCPGQAANSYDASAGGNAGAGGLCFKCNQPGHFSRDCPGQAANSYGASAGGNAGATGLCYKCNQPGHFARDCQGQAAAPQRQAYGNGAASGGYNRQSYVGSF; encoded by the exons ATGGAGGGGCCGCCGCGGCTGACGGCGGGGGCGGTGAGGGAGATATGGGAGCTGCCGGACGGGCCGGGGACCATCCAGCCGGTGCTGCAGGTGGCGGACCTGCGCGCCGTCACCACCAAGAACCCCGTCGGCCACCAGTCGGAGCGCTACCGCATGCTTCTCTCCGACGGCGTCCACTCCCAGCAGTCCATGCTCTCCACCAACCACaaccacctcgtcaagaccggcGCCCTCCGCCAAGGCTCCATCGTCCACCTCCAGGACATCACCTGCAACACCATCCAGAACCGCAG GATCATTATTGTTGTCGAACTTGATGTTCTGCTAAGTGAGTGTGACTTGATCGGGAAGCCAAGGATTTATGAGAAAAGCTTATCTGCGGGACAGGTGCCTAACTTACCAGCCAGTGCTGCTCAAGCAAATAGTGGAAACCATACCAATGGTCCAGGCATGCTGGGCAATTGTGTTGCCCCAAGGGTGGAGCAGAGTACTAACAATCAGTCGTATGGTGGGCCCTACAATGGTGTTCACAGCCCAGCGGACCCTTCTATTGGTCGGACACTCCAACCTGGACCTAACAACGTGTCGTCTGGTGGATCTTATGGTACAATGCCAGCACAGAACACAATGAATGGTGGCAATATGGCTCAGCCAAACTCTCAGCGGCCTTACAATGGTGTTCACAGCCCAGTGGGCCCTTCTATTGGTCGGACAGTCCAACCTGGACCTAACAATGTGTCGCCTGGTGGACCTTATGGTGCAATGTCAGCGCAGAACACAATGAATGGCAATATGGTGCAGCCAAACTCCCAGCGGCCTTTACTGAACTCTCATCAGAACCAAAGGTTTGCAATTCCTGGCACAGGTGGGGGCATAAGCCCCCCTGGCAATGTTTATGGGCGCCCTGCTCAGCCTTCGTATCAGCAGCCACCTCCAGCGTATACAAATAATGGCCCAGCTGCTAAGAACGGGGCTGCCCTTCGCACCGTCCCGATTTCTGCACTGAACCCTTACCAACGTACATGGACAATAAAGGCTAGGGTGTCTGCCAAGAGTCAGGTCAAGCACTACAACAATGCAAGAGGTCCAGGCAAACTCTTCAACTTTGATCTCCGTGATGCACATGGTGGAGAAATTCGTGCAGTATGCTTTAATACACAGTTGGATCAGTTCTATGACCTGATTGAGGTTGATAAAGTGTACTTGATATCTAGAGGGTCACTGAAGCCCGCAAATAAACAGTTTAACCATTTGAACAATGACTACGAAGTCTCTCTGGATGCTGCAACAACTATAGAAGTTTGTTCTGATGATGATAGCAGCATCCCTAGGCAGCAGTTTGATTTCCGACAGATCAGCGAAATAGCTAACATGGATAAAGACACCATGGTGGATTTGCTTGGGGTTGTTACGTCAGTTAGCCCTTCTTCTCCATTTACACGGAAGGATGGTGTGGAAACCCAGAAAAGAGTCCTTCAACTGAGGGACATGTCTGGTTGCAGTGTGGAAATAACCTTTTGGGGTGGCTTCTGTAATGCTGAAGGACAGCAGCTGCAGTCGCTGTGTGATTCTGGTTCAAATCCTGTGCTTGCCCTGAGATCTGTCCGTGTTGGTGAATTCAAGGGCAGAAATGTAAGCACAATTGGCTCAAGCTTCTTAAAAATAAATCCAGACTTCCCTGCTGCCGAAAGTCTGAGGCAGTGGTACATAACTGAAGGGAAAAACGCTGCTTGCACTTCTTTATCTATGGGAGGGTCaggcatgggccggactgatgacCGAAAAACTGTTGAGCAGATCAAGGCTGAAAACTTGGGGAGATCAGAGAAGCCTGATTGGATCACTGTCAAGGGTGCAATTTCACACATCAGCACTGACAACTTCTGTTACCCAGCTTGCACCACGGAGGTTAATGGTACACGCTGCAACAAAAAGGTGACGAATAATGGCGATGGTATGTGGCAATGTGACAAATGTGAGCAGAGCACTCCAAATTGCGAGTATAGGTACATGCTCCAGTGTCAAATCCAGGATTATACCGGGACCAGCTATGCAACTGCATTCCATGACGCTGGCAAGGATATAATTGGCCTCCCAGCACAAGATCTGTACAGTATAAAGCATGAAGACCAAGATGATGAGAAATTCGCAGACATCATACAGAAGGTCCGTTTTGAGCTATTCCTTTTCAAGCTGAAAGTCAAGGAAGAAGTGTTTAATGATGAACCTCGGGTGAAATGCTACATTGTTAATGCTCAGAAATTGGAGGACACGTCGAAAGAGTCTCGCTTTCTACTGGGACCAATTGATAGCCTTTTGGTGGACGATGGCTTAGGTCCAACCCCTGGGGTGAGTGGTGCTGCTGCTGTCAACACTGGTTTCACCTCCAACACTGGTACCTACAGCACGAATATGAGTGGCCGAAATCAGTTTGGGCAGCGAACGAGCTCATCTAGCATGGTGCCTGCCACACCATCAGCGACACGATATTCACAGAACTGCAGTGTTTGTGGGTCCACTGGGCATAGTGTGCAGAACTGCCCTGCAGTGGCCATGGATATGCAGCAACCAGCAGCAAGCGGCTACGCGGCTAGTTCCTATGGCTCTTCACCTGGTGATGCCGGCTCGGGTCTGTGCTTCAAATGCAACCAGCCCGGGCACTTCTCCAGAGACTGTCCACAGCAGGAGGCTACCTCCTACAGGTCTCCAGCCGCCAACGCCAATGCCAACTCGGGTCTGTGCTACAAATGCAATCAGCCTGGGCACTTCTCCAGAGACTGCCCAGGGCAGGCGGCTAACTCCTATGACGCCTCAGCTGGTGGCAACGCCGGTGCAGGTGGCCTGTGCTTCAAATGCAATCAGCCTGGGCACTTCTCCAGAGACTGCCCAGGGCAGGCGGCTAACTCCTACGGTGCCTCAGCTGGAGGCAACGCCGGCGCAACTGGCCTGTGCTACAAGTGTAACCAGCctgggcactttgccagagactGTCAGGGGCAGGCTGCTGCCCCCCAGCGCCAGGCTTACGGGAACGGTGCCGCATCAGGAGGGTACAACCGGCAGTCCTATGTCGGTAGCTTCTGA